ATAAGAATAGAAAAGTTGATGTTTTCACGCACGTAAACCGAAAGATTGTTCGCTGAAAGAACAAAGAATACCACTAATCCCAACAAAAGTAACACAAGCATAGTGCTGATGCTTGAAGTTATGCTTTGAATATCGAAGTATGGAACTGTATTTTTTTTGTGTTTACTTTTCATAACCATTTTTTCTGAATACATAAATTATAGAGCTGCTTCTCTCTTTGTTACTTAAAGAATGGAACCAGGCAATTGTGCCCGCAAGCATTCCTTTCAGAAGGCTGAATGAACTCTTTTTATATTTTTCACTCAATATTGACACATAGAATGCATCAAATGGCATCGGAAGATAATTCATTAGTGTAAAGTTGTGCTTATCACCAAACTTCTGCATTGTATCCGGAGTAAAATGCCATAAATGGCGGGGAACATCATAAGCAGCCCAGAATTCTTTGTATTTCTGTCCGTCATAAGAATAACAGTTTGGTACAGCAACTATCAGATATCCGTCTTCCTTCAGTAATTCATGAAGTTTTTCCCATGTTTCATTCAGGTGTTCTAAATGCTCCATTACGTGCCACAAGGTGATGGCATCGAATGATTCGGCAGAAAAATCATTTAGTCCCGATTCATCTTTTACATCAAGATTGAAATTCTTTTTTGCAAACGCACGTGCCTGTGCACTTTTCTCAATAGCTTCAACAGACCAACCTTTGTTTTGCATGGTATGAGAGAAATACCCTGTTCCGGTACCAATATCCAGAATTCTGCCCGATTCTTTACCTGTGGCGTGATTAATCAGCTGTGCCTTTTTCTGAAGCATACGCATACGCACCAAATGATAAAGCTCGTTCATCATTCCTTTTTTGGTATCGCTGTGGGAAATATAATCCGGCGTTTCGTAGTATTTACCAATCTCTTTTTCCACTGGGAATCCCTGTGTAAACTGGAAATTGCAATCTCCGCATTGGCACAGGTCGAATTGCTCTCTGGAAGCATAAAAATCGGTACATGTCATCTTTTTATGAAGGTGTGTTCCACCACAAAGAGGACAAGCGTTTATCGTGAGTTTATTCATTTGTTTTTAACCATCTTTGGTAGCCAAGCTTTCGCAAGGCCACACTTCACCCTAATTTGGTGCAAATAAACAAATAAAAAGTGAGGTATAAGCTATTCTTTAAGGATTTTTATATAACAGAATTTCCCTTATTTAAGTAAAAAGTAAGCGGATCGTTTAATGAAAACGTTTGCACTGTCAGCTTATTTGGTTTCTTACTATAAATAGGCTGATTTTCATTATTAATTGCTTGATTTGTACTTTATAAAGAGTTAATCAATCAATGCTATTGAAAAAGCATTACTATTTGTAATAATTATGGTGAAGAAATATCTTCTTGTTTGTCTGTTGGCAATAAGTTCAGTAAGTTTTATTCAAGCTGGTGGGCCTGATAAACTTATTGGTAAGAATGTGTCTGTCTTTTACCCGAAGAATTATGATGCAAAATCACATCAACCTTCATTTGCTTTGCTAAAAGAGCCAATTGCTGTTGGTGATATTCCCCGAAACTGGGATTTGAAACCTCGCTTTTACTCAAAAGACGGCAAAACTTATGCAACTTTACCCATAACCAAAGGAACCAGTCTGTATGGCACCGGAGAAAATACCGGATCATTGCTAAGAAATGGTAAGAATGTTACGTTATGGAATACTGATAATTACGAATTCAAGAAGGATGGCGGAAAACGTCTCTACCAATCTCATCCATGGGTGTTGGGGGTAAACAGTGATGGCACTGCTTTTGGTGTGATTGCCGATAACACATGGAAGCAACATGTTGACCTTACAGATAGTATCCGTTTTATTTCTGATGGTCCTGCTTTCCGTGTAATTGTGATTAAAAGAAATTCACCGCAGGAAGTCATTAAAGTGTTGGCTGGTTTAGTCGGCAAGATTGCTTTGCCACCGCTTTGGTCTTTGGGATACCAGCAATGCCGTTTCTCTTATGTGCCCGATACCCGTATTAAAAGTGTGGCCGATACATTCCGGATAAAAAAACTTCCTTGCGATGTTATTTGGATGGACATTGATTATATGGATCACTTCAAGGTTTTCACCTTTGATAAAGAGAAAATACCTAATCCAAAGGAAGTAAACGATTACCTGCATAATAAAGGTTTTAAGTCTATCTGGATGATTGATCCCGGAGTGAAAGCCGAGAAAGGATATTTTGTATATGATTCAGGAAGTAAAGGAAATCATTGGGTACAGGATAAGGATAGAAAAGAATTTAATGGAAGTGTATGGCCCGGCAAATGTGCTTTTCCTGATTTTACAAGACCGGAAACAAGAGCATGGTGGGGCGACCTTTATAAAGACTTTATGGAGAAAGGGGTTGACGGAGTGTGGAATGATATGAATGAACCTTCGGTCTTTGATGGCCCGGACGGAACTATGCCCGAAGATAATCATCACAGAGGTGGTGGTGATTTGTTGGCTGATTCTCACCTTCGTTATCACGATGTTTACGGAATGCTCATGATCAGAGCTTCAAGAGAGGGAATAATGAAAGTGAATCCCGATAAAAGACCATTCATTTTATCCCGTTCCGGTTATCTGGGAAGCCATCGTTACGGAGCAACATGGACTGGAGACAACTCTTCTACTGAGGAATATATGAAAATGTCCGTTCCAATGTCGCTCAATCTAGGCTTATCGGGGCAACCGTTCAGCGGTCCCGATTTAGGAGGATTTACAGGAAATGCCACTCCCGGCCTTTTTGGTCAGTGGATTGCCACCGGTACATTTTTCCCCTTTATGAGAGGACATGCAAGTGACAAATCGGGAAACAAGGAGCCCTGGGCATTTGGAACAGAAATTGAAAACGTATCGCGTACGGCACTAAACAGAAGATACCGACTGCTACCTTATTTTTATACCTTGTTTAAGGAAGCTTCCGAGACTGGTATGCCAGTGATGCGCCCTGTTTTCTTTGCAGATGTAAAAGACACTACCTTGAGAAAAGAGGATCAGGCTTTCCTGGTTG
This genomic interval from uncultured Bacteroides sp. contains the following:
- a CDS encoding class I SAM-dependent methyltransferase, translated to MNKLTINACPLCGGTHLHKKMTCTDFYASREQFDLCQCGDCNFQFTQGFPVEKEIGKYYETPDYISHSDTKKGMMNELYHLVRMRMLQKKAQLINHATGKESGRILDIGTGTGYFSHTMQNKGWSVEAIEKSAQARAFAKKNFNLDVKDESGLNDFSAESFDAITLWHVMEHLEHLNETWEKLHELLKEDGYLIVAVPNCYSYDGQKYKEFWAAYDVPRHLWHFTPDTMQKFGDKHNFTLMNYLPMPFDAFYVSILSEKYKKSSFSLLKGMLAGTIAWFHSLSNKERSSSIIYVFRKNGYEK
- a CDS encoding TIM-barrel domain-containing protein, whose amino-acid sequence is MVKKYLLVCLLAISSVSFIQAGGPDKLIGKNVSVFYPKNYDAKSHQPSFALLKEPIAVGDIPRNWDLKPRFYSKDGKTYATLPITKGTSLYGTGENTGSLLRNGKNVTLWNTDNYEFKKDGGKRLYQSHPWVLGVNSDGTAFGVIADNTWKQHVDLTDSIRFISDGPAFRVIVIKRNSPQEVIKVLAGLVGKIALPPLWSLGYQQCRFSYVPDTRIKSVADTFRIKKLPCDVIWMDIDYMDHFKVFTFDKEKIPNPKEVNDYLHNKGFKSIWMIDPGVKAEKGYFVYDSGSKGNHWVQDKDRKEFNGSVWPGKCAFPDFTRPETRAWWGDLYKDFMEKGVDGVWNDMNEPSVFDGPDGTMPEDNHHRGGGDLLADSHLRYHDVYGMLMIRASREGIMKVNPDKRPFILSRSGYLGSHRYGATWTGDNSSTEEYMKMSVPMSLNLGLSGQPFSGPDLGGFTGNATPGLFGQWIATGTFFPFMRGHASDKSGNKEPWAFGTEIENVSRTALNRRYRLLPYFYTLFKEASETGMPVMRPVFFADVKDTTLRKEDQAFLVGNDLLIIPKWAVNPILPKGIWRTASIVGEHSETDKYQPDVKVRGGAIIPMGKIIQNTTEYKLDSLTLVVVPDKKGEARGRLYEDAGDGFRYTKGDYLISGFTAKQESASVKAVIKRQEGKRNPGTRYYKVIVITDKGIFAAPWTKNTNITIPLTAQNKVN